One window of Desulfallas thermosapovorans DSM 6562 genomic DNA carries:
- a CDS encoding spore coat associated protein CotJA codes for MKNREEKKPDQVKTGAKEKIDAVTSTGLGPSPGGPGAAVPHEPLQSVDPMYAPFDPVQTGGLPPYSGQPGFSSGYHPGYPPHPGYPGHPGCPDCPGKPGAPSCPDMELARAYFCIQRWGKVNTPARALETGTLFPELYRPYPR; via the coding sequence TTGAAAAACAGAGAAGAAAAAAAACCGGATCAAGTAAAAACCGGGGCTAAAGAAAAAATCGATGCGGTAACATCAACTGGATTGGGCCCGAGCCCCGGGGGGCCTGGCGCTGCTGTCCCGCATGAACCGCTGCAGTCTGTTGACCCGATGTATGCACCCTTTGACCCTGTTCAGACCGGTGGCTTACCGCCTTATTCCGGCCAACCGGGCTTTAGTTCAGGTTATCATCCAGGTTATCCTCCTCACCCCGGTTACCCGGGTCACCCTGGTTGTCCTGATTGCCCGGGTAAGCCCGGTGCCCCAAGTTGCCCGGACATGGAACTGGCCAGGGCTTACTTTTGCATTCAAAGGTGGGGGAAAGTTAACACCCCTGCCCGGGCATTGGAAACGGGCACATTGTTTCCTGAATTATATAGACCCTATCCCCGCTAA
- a CDS encoding GNAT family N-acetyltransferase, with translation MSKIVLPLAVETMFGTLVFEKLAKEQLTGYSMHHELNNFRQPEKQKIALGFIADSPEGMVFITRINQTIIGYVTFHYPDEYSRWRKHPAVLELGGIEVANSFRQQRVASELLKFAFGSGLMEKNIVITTEYFRHWDIQGNQLDIWEYRKMLDRLFGKVGFVAKPTDDPDILEHPANVLMARYGSKVTSDDLMLFEQLAFSKIML, from the coding sequence TTGTCTAAAATAGTTTTACCCTTAGCTGTTGAAACAATGTTTGGCACACTGGTGTTTGAAAAACTGGCTAAGGAACAGTTAACTGGTTATTCCATGCACCACGAATTAAACAATTTTCGACAGCCCGAAAAACAAAAAATTGCCCTTGGTTTTATTGCGGATTCACCCGAGGGCATGGTATTTATCACTCGTATTAACCAAACAATAATCGGCTATGTCACCTTCCACTATCCCGATGAGTACAGCCGATGGCGTAAACACCCCGCAGTGCTGGAACTGGGCGGCATTGAAGTGGCCAATAGTTTTAGACAACAAAGGGTGGCTTCTGAATTGCTGAAATTTGCTTTCGGAAGCGGATTAATGGAAAAAAACATTGTGATAACCACCGAATATTTTCGGCACTGGGACATTCAAGGCAACCAGTTGGATATTTGGGAATACCGGAAAATGCTAGATCGATTGTTCGGAAAAGTCGGCTTTGTTGCCAAACCGACTGACGACCCCGATATTTTAGAACACCCGGCTAATGTATTGATGGCCCGCTATGGTTCGAAGGTTACAAGTGATGATCTAATGCTTTTTGAACAACTGGCATTTAGCAAAATAATGCTTTAA
- a CDS encoding EamA family transporter, which yields MFMYVFSIVLIVTSNVIYNVCQKSTPANANPFSALFVTYLTATFFTILLFIFNKTDKSFYESFSNLNWTSIALGVSIVGLEFGYLMAYRAGWQISLGSLVANIALALALIPIGVFFYKEGFDINKIIGAAFCVIGLILINK from the coding sequence ATGTTTATGTATGTCTTTTCAATTGTGCTTATAGTAACCTCAAATGTTATTTATAATGTATGTCAAAAATCCACGCCGGCAAATGCCAATCCGTTTTCAGCGTTGTTTGTTACATACTTGACTGCAACTTTTTTTACCATCTTATTGTTTATATTTAACAAAACTGATAAGTCATTTTATGAATCCTTTTCCAACTTAAACTGGACAAGTATTGCCCTTGGCGTTTCGATAGTTGGTCTGGAATTTGGATATTTAATGGCGTATAGAGCAGGTTGGCAAATAAGCCTGGGTTCGTTAGTTGCAAATATAGCTCTTGCCCTGGCCCTTATTCCAATAGGGGTATTTTTTTATAAAGAGGGCTTTGATATTAACAAAATCATAGGAGCTGCATTTTGTGTTATTGGACTAATACTTATTAATAAGTAG
- a CDS encoding spore coat protein CotJB: protein MEQRNQVKMLLQIQQLSFVATELNLFLDTHPDDQQALAMFNQVHKDLLQAVRNYEQVYGPLLSFGYSPNVQNYWKWVDSPWPWEIKY from the coding sequence ATGGAGCAACGCAATCAGGTGAAGATGCTGTTGCAAATACAACAATTATCATTTGTAGCTACCGAACTGAATCTGTTTTTAGATACTCATCCCGATGACCAACAGGCGCTGGCCATGTTTAATCAAGTGCATAAAGATTTATTGCAAGCCGTACGTAACTATGAGCAAGTCTACGGTCCCTTGCTTAGCTTTGGGTATTCTCCGAACGTGCAAAATTACTGGAAATGGGTGGATAGCCCGTGGCCCTGGGAAATTAAGTATTAA
- a CDS encoding manganese catalase family protein, with protein sequence MWVYEKKLQIPVRVSAPDPRMAKYIITQYGGPEGELSASLRYLNMRYTMPTAMAKGVLTDIGTEELAHMEIVATLVYKLIEGAPIEAIKAADLGSHYADHGRALYWENAAGVPWVAAYVSATGDPVADLHENLAAEQKARAVYENLLHLTDDPQVKDVLRWLREREVVHFQRFGETLMHVEDYMKKKKVF encoded by the coding sequence ATGTGGGTGTATGAAAAGAAATTACAAATACCCGTCCGGGTGAGTGCCCCTGATCCCCGGATGGCTAAATATATCATAACTCAATATGGCGGGCCGGAAGGGGAACTTTCCGCTTCCCTGCGCTACCTGAACATGCGCTACACCATGCCCACCGCCATGGCCAAGGGGGTACTTACCGACATAGGCACTGAAGAGCTGGCACATATGGAGATAGTTGCCACGCTGGTATATAAGCTCATTGAAGGTGCTCCCATCGAAGCCATAAAAGCTGCTGATTTAGGCAGTCATTACGCGGATCACGGGCGTGCTCTATACTGGGAAAATGCCGCCGGGGTCCCCTGGGTGGCTGCATATGTTTCCGCTACCGGTGACCCGGTGGCAGATTTGCATGAAAACCTGGCCGCCGAACAAAAGGCCAGGGCCGTGTATGAAAACCTGCTTCATTTAACCGACGACCCGCAGGTAAAAGACGTACTGCGCTGGTTGCGGGAGCGGGAAGTTGTACACTTCCAGCGTTTTGGCGAAACATTGATGCACGTTGAGGATTATATGAAGAAAAAGAAGGTTTTTTAA
- the hcp gene encoding hydroxylamine reductase — MFCYQCEQTAGGTGCTKVGVCGKNEDIASLQDALIIGLKGVAAYAYHARELGLRDEKVDAFMHKALFTTLTNVNFDLDDHVAKVLELGEINLMAMEMLDKANVGRFGSPEPTQVFTGFKPGPAVLITGHDLLDMYELLVQAEAAGVNVYTHGEMLPGHAYPELKKFKNLVGHYGTAWQNQKKEFEEFPGAILGTTNCVLLPKESYKDRMFTCGVAKLPGVTHIENRDFTAVIEKAKSLGALPEKEGGTLTTGFHHNFVLSIADKVVEAVKAGKIRHVFLVGGCEGAKASRSYYTELVKQIPQDCIIITLGCGKYRFNYLDLGDIDGIPRLLDMGQCNNAYSAIQVAVALAKVFNCGVNDLPLSLVLSWFEQKAVSILFTLLHLGIKNIRIGPSAPAFLTPNVLAVIQENYNLQLITTPENDLEKMLA; from the coding sequence ATGTTTTGTTACCAATGTGAACAAACGGCAGGTGGAACCGGTTGCACCAAAGTGGGGGTTTGCGGTAAGAATGAGGATATCGCCAGTTTACAGGACGCCCTGATAATCGGGCTAAAAGGTGTGGCCGCTTATGCATACCACGCCAGGGAACTGGGCCTGCGCGATGAAAAGGTGGATGCCTTTATGCATAAAGCGCTGTTTACCACTCTTACCAACGTCAACTTTGATCTGGATGACCACGTAGCAAAAGTGCTTGAATTGGGAGAAATAAATCTGATGGCCATGGAAATGCTGGATAAGGCCAATGTGGGGCGATTTGGTTCCCCGGAACCCACCCAGGTGTTCACCGGCTTTAAACCCGGCCCGGCCGTTTTAATCACCGGCCATGACTTGTTAGATATGTATGAACTACTGGTGCAGGCGGAAGCGGCCGGGGTTAACGTATACACCCACGGCGAAATGCTGCCGGGACATGCTTATCCGGAACTGAAAAAGTTCAAAAATCTAGTAGGGCATTATGGCACCGCATGGCAAAATCAAAAGAAAGAATTTGAGGAGTTTCCGGGTGCTATTCTGGGCACCACCAACTGTGTGTTGCTGCCCAAGGAGTCCTACAAGGACCGCATGTTCACCTGCGGTGTTGCTAAACTGCCGGGAGTTACCCATATTGAAAACCGGGATTTCACTGCAGTAATTGAAAAGGCCAAATCCCTGGGTGCGCTGCCGGAAAAAGAAGGTGGCACACTGACAACCGGCTTCCACCACAATTTTGTGCTGTCCATTGCCGACAAAGTAGTGGAGGCTGTCAAAGCCGGTAAAATTCGCCACGTTTTCCTGGTGGGCGGCTGTGAAGGTGCCAAGGCTTCCCGTAGCTACTATACCGAATTGGTGAAACAAATACCCCAGGACTGCATAATAATTACCTTGGGTTGTGGCAAGTATCGTTTCAATTATCTGGATCTGGGTGACATTGACGGCATTCCGCGCCTGCTGGATATGGGTCAGTGCAACAATGCTTACTCGGCTATCCAGGTGGCGGTGGCGCTGGCCAAGGTATTTAACTGCGGTGTCAATGACCTGCCTCTGAGTCTGGTGCTGTCCTGGTTCGAGCAAAAAGCGGTATCCATATTGTTTACCCTGCTGCACCTGGGTATCAAGAATATCCGCATCGGCCCGTCGGCCCCGGCATTTTTGACACCTAATGTACTGGCCGTTATTCAGGAGAACTACAACCTTCAACTCATCACCACACCGGAGAACGATTTGGAAAAAATGCTTGCGTAA
- a CDS encoding AAA family ATPase — protein MKAVAVYGCTASTGKTSVAKELAGFFHLQGRSTMLVDLDLTKGQLTEKLGLNSSPNIGTWLTDIFKKLDSLPFWNINYTRDEIEPYVQKFDGLSVLASNTADNLDSSPLLLYGIDVIMRSLLATPYDVLVFDTNGKVRDYTFNALLRMNKVLLVAEPFGFSLPNAEAFIRLLQDEGFNPDQFGLVLNRYPTYAEEDPLEISRALGISLYGVLPNYPDLSGKKGHARIFTMDRSNRFTEEIGNIAQKIWSED, from the coding sequence ATGAAAGCGGTGGCAGTTTATGGTTGTACCGCCAGTACGGGTAAAACCTCCGTAGCTAAAGAATTGGCCGGTTTTTTTCATCTGCAGGGCCGCAGCACAATGCTGGTGGATTTAGATCTGACAAAGGGACAGCTTACCGAAAAGTTGGGCCTTAACAGTTCACCGAACATTGGTACATGGCTGACGGATATATTCAAAAAGCTTGATAGTTTACCTTTCTGGAACATTAATTATACCCGGGATGAAATAGAGCCATATGTACAAAAATTTGATGGTTTATCAGTGCTGGCCAGTAACACGGCGGACAATTTAGACAGTTCCCCATTGTTGTTATACGGTATAGATGTCATAATGCGCAGTCTGCTGGCAACACCTTATGATGTGCTGGTATTTGATACCAATGGAAAAGTACGTGATTATACGTTTAACGCACTGCTCAGAATGAATAAGGTACTTTTGGTGGCCGAACCTTTTGGTTTTTCTTTGCCCAATGCAGAGGCTTTTATACGCCTGCTGCAGGATGAAGGATTCAATCCGGATCAGTTCGGGTTGGTGCTGAACCGTTATCCCACCTATGCGGAAGAGGATCCTCTGGAAATAAGCCGTGCACTGGGGATATCCCTTTACGGAGTACTTCCAAATTACCCGGATTTATCAGGGAAAAAAGGTCACGCCAGAATTTTTACCATGGATCGCAGCAATCGTTTTACGGAGGAAATAGGTAATATAGCCCAAAAAATATGGAGTGAAGATTAA